The Fischerella sp. PCC 9605 genome contains a region encoding:
- a CDS encoding YgaP family membrane protein: MNRNLGKWDRGIRLVIAAFLAYFGLKVYVGSALGIGLTVVAAILALTGIFGFCALYRLFGISTRKVNQTAQS, translated from the coding sequence ATGAATAGAAATCTTGGTAAATGGGATCGTGGTATTCGTCTAGTGATTGCTGCCTTCCTAGCCTATTTTGGGCTGAAAGTCTACGTGGGTTCTGCGTTAGGTATTGGGCTAACAGTAGTTGCAGCTATTCTGGCACTAACCGGTATCTTTGGGTTCTGTGCCCTTTATCGCCTGTTCGGCATCAGTACCCGTAAAGTAAATCAAACTGCACAGTCCTAA
- a CDS encoding DUF4336 domain-containing protein has translation MNAQKNQGQQDNILSKDWSWPFWPVLPIYPFGRRRTLRKEVVKDTIWTFDQLQGIFYVVVPIRMTVVKLEAGGLLIYAPIAPTPECIRLVKELVAEHGDVKYIILPTISGLEHKIFVGPFARKFSNAQVFIAPKQWSFPINLPLSWLGFPKRRTQVLPPNSSDTPFANEFDYAILGPIELGPGRFAEVAFFHKRSRTLLVTDIVLSIPEVPPEIVQLDPYPLLFHAKDDAFHRVFDTEANRRKGWQRISLFAFYFQPSALEVIGIGEVFRHALGATDRSRKAYFGLFPFKWKNNWQQSFEALRGGGRLFVAPILQALILNRAPRETIDWANKVASWDFQRIIPCHLDSPIEATPSQFRQAFAFLEKQGNIIEPLPEEDFAYLRGLSEKLSDRGITPPPKEKV, from the coding sequence ATGAACGCGCAAAAAAATCAGGGGCAACAGGATAACATCCTTTCAAAAGACTGGTCGTGGCCTTTCTGGCCTGTTCTACCAATCTACCCATTTGGCAGGCGGCGCACACTTCGCAAAGAAGTGGTAAAAGACACTATCTGGACTTTCGACCAGTTGCAGGGCATCTTCTACGTAGTTGTGCCAATTCGCATGACCGTTGTTAAGCTCGAAGCAGGGGGACTCCTCATCTATGCACCAATTGCCCCAACCCCCGAATGCATAAGACTTGTCAAGGAATTGGTAGCGGAACACGGTGATGTTAAGTATATTATTCTGCCTACCATCTCTGGTTTAGAGCATAAAATCTTTGTCGGCCCTTTTGCCAGAAAATTTTCCAACGCCCAGGTATTTATAGCGCCGAAACAGTGGAGTTTTCCCATCAACCTGCCGCTTAGCTGGCTTGGTTTCCCCAAAAGACGCACTCAAGTACTGCCACCAAATAGCAGCGATACACCCTTTGCTAACGAATTTGATTATGCCATCCTGGGCCCCATTGAGCTTGGGCCGGGACGATTTGCAGAGGTGGCATTTTTTCACAAGCGATCGCGCACGCTGCTTGTCACAGATATAGTGCTGTCAATTCCAGAAGTACCGCCGGAAATTGTTCAACTCGACCCTTACCCCCTGCTTTTCCACGCCAAGGACGATGCATTCCATAGAGTTTTTGATACTGAAGCAAACCGCCGCAAAGGATGGCAGCGAATTTCCCTGTTTGCTTTTTACTTCCAGCCGAGTGCGTTAGAAGTGATTGGCATAGGAGAGGTATTTCGCCATGCCCTCGGAGCAACGGATCGTTCCAGGAAAGCGTATTTCGGTTTGTTTCCGTTCAAATGGAAGAATAATTGGCAGCAGTCTTTTGAAGCCCTGCGAGGGGGTGGACGCTTGTTTGTTGCACCAATTTTGCAGGCTCTTATTCTTAACCGTGCACCGAGAGAAACCATTGACTGGGCTAACAAAGTAGCAAGTTGGGATTTTCAGCGGATTATTCCCTGTCACCTCGACTCACCGATTGAGGCAACTCCCAGTCAATTCCGGCAAGCATTTGCCTTTCTTGAGAAGCAAGGAAACATTATTGAGCCTCTACCAGAGGAGGACTTTGCATATCTCAGGGGACTCTCAGAGAAATTGAGCGATCGCGGTATCACGCCACCACCCAAAGAAAAAGTGTAA
- a CDS encoding type II toxin-antitoxin system HicB family antitoxin: MMKFQVIFTYDTEYEGYVAEVPKLPGCVSQGKTLDETIENIKDAIRGHLHVQAKHGNPYTS; the protein is encoded by the coding sequence ATGATGAAATTCCAAGTAATTTTCACTTACGATACAGAATATGAAGGTTACGTTGCCGAGGTTCCTAAACTTCCAGGCTGTGTAAGCCAAGGGAAGACACTAGATGAGACAATTGAAAATATCAAAGATGCCATCAGGGGACATCTTCACGTCCAAGCTAAACACGGCAATCCTTATACAAGCTAG
- a CDS encoding DUF488 domain-containing protein produces the protein MNNSEIIISNNPEITLFSIGHSNHNLNYFLELLKSNEIKCIIDVRSIPYSRHNKIFVKNRLSSELSRNGVDYIWMGESLGGRRNDLENAIGFRQDDKYNSDSKYISGVLELLRIALTKPTAIMCSEEDPRRCHRHNIIAHTLLYKLPNNYQINNIKITHIRANGRLEDASSIDIYFQLSLFD, from the coding sequence ATGAATAATAGTGAAATTATAATTAGTAATAATCCTGAAATAACTTTATTTAGCATAGGTCATTCCAATCATAATCTTAATTATTTCCTAGAACTTTTGAAAAGTAATGAAATAAAATGCATCATTGATGTAAGAAGTATTCCTTATAGTCGACATAATAAAATTTTTGTAAAAAATAGACTTTCTTCTGAATTATCTCGTAATGGAGTTGATTACATCTGGATGGGAGAAAGTTTAGGGGGTCGGAGAAATGATTTAGAGAACGCTATAGGCTTTAGGCAAGATGATAAATATAATTCAGATTCTAAATATATTAGTGGAGTATTAGAGCTATTGCGTATAGCACTCACTAAACCTACTGCTATAATGTGTAGCGAAGAAGATCCTCGCCGATGTCATAGACACAATATTATCGCGCATACTCTATTGTATAAACTTCCAAATAATTATCAAATTAACAACATAAAAATAACTCATATTCGAGCTAACGGAAGACTAGAAGACGCTTCCTCAATCGATATTTACTTTCAACTATCTCTATTTGATTAA
- a CDS encoding transketolase, producing the protein MTATTSKATSALPNFCEGIQYFGEALPEFETYGAIPAIESGKEAIATPEDPASAYQTLLAADALRYLTLQITGSKASGHPGGFASQAEAYAALVMLGYKNIITEVGHHAPGFYSAMFLDRSLEDMGIYTVQQLRDRFRERHGLLGHLSGYIPGILAPAGPLGQGQHFAMAAALLHKDKLFPFTVGDGGLGEPYVMSSMAHFHTAYPGVTNFLPVLVWNGYSQEHHSMVSIKTNEQMMAYWHGNGFEEVVLVDAKDFDDKNQPGDYVDSTAFSFGQRLAFTQAVLMGVDEAARSALSGKLTVFIIKQLKGAGVHARGAKSHNLYPKDTLDAPHIMNALKERALPLEAWQLVRTNMERAGGGPAAKTVVTEFEYPLPELGELPLEEYSLGGDPKVSTTAMGRLVAKVGQIDENFLVTNADGNEASGISNINQALKIIHPTTDDLYNQNPGGQVYEPLSEDACAGLAVGLSLMGARSLWCSYESFAINGLPIWQTVTQAMAELRRPTPSTITLFTAGALEQGRNGWTHQRPEIESYFAAMMRNGNVFPLFPPDANSIQACYDWALTTKNKGIVITASKSPLPIRTTFNMTRKGLRDGAVVLQEVPGDKKVVFAVVGDMTLIPVFEAAAFLETEGIGVKIISVINPRRLYRLHDTAWDTCAEPDGGFIDDEKFAEIFDGDALIGVTGGAAAMLEPIMLRSTCKRDTFAWKRGETTASAGELMAFNGLTAEALTKRAIELVH; encoded by the coding sequence ATGACGGCAACTACTTCCAAAGCAACTTCAGCGCTTCCCAACTTTTGCGAAGGAATTCAATATTTTGGGGAAGCGTTACCGGAATTTGAAACTTATGGTGCAATACCAGCAATAGAGTCGGGAAAAGAAGCGATCGCCACTCCAGAAGATCCAGCATCTGCGTATCAAACATTACTGGCTGCTGATGCTTTGCGCTACCTGACATTGCAAATTACCGGAAGTAAAGCCTCTGGACACCCAGGCGGTTTCGCATCTCAAGCGGAAGCTTATGCGGCGTTAGTCATGCTCGGTTACAAAAATATTATTACGGAAGTGGGACACCATGCCCCCGGATTTTATAGTGCCATGTTCTTGGATCGCTCGTTAGAGGACATGGGCATATATACAGTGCAACAATTGCGCGATCGCTTTCGGGAAAGACACGGATTATTGGGACACCTTTCTGGTTACATTCCCGGCATTCTCGCACCAGCAGGCCCCTTGGGACAAGGGCAACATTTTGCGATGGCCGCTGCACTATTGCACAAAGACAAGCTGTTTCCCTTCACCGTTGGGGACGGCGGACTGGGTGAACCCTATGTAATGAGTTCGATGGCTCATTTCCACACTGCTTATCCTGGTGTTACCAACTTCTTGCCAGTGTTGGTGTGGAACGGTTACAGCCAAGAACACCATAGTATGGTTTCCATCAAAACCAACGAACAGATGATGGCATACTGGCATGGTAATGGTTTTGAAGAAGTCGTGTTAGTCGATGCCAAGGACTTTGACGACAAAAATCAACCAGGCGACTACGTTGATAGTACCGCTTTTTCCTTTGGGCAACGCCTAGCTTTTACCCAAGCTGTGTTAATGGGTGTGGATGAAGCAGCGCGTTCTGCTTTGAGTGGCAAACTAACCGTATTTATAATTAAACAACTCAAAGGCGCAGGCGTCCACGCCCGGGGTGCAAAATCTCACAACCTCTATCCCAAAGATACACTGGACGCACCCCATATTATGAATGCGTTGAAAGAACGCGCCTTACCTCTGGAAGCTTGGCAATTGGTGCGAACAAACATGGAACGCGCAGGCGGTGGCCCGGCGGCAAAAACAGTTGTCACCGAATTTGAATATCCCTTGCCAGAATTAGGCGAATTGCCTTTAGAAGAATATTCTCTGGGTGGCGATCCCAAAGTTTCCACAACAGCGATGGGACGTTTGGTGGCAAAAGTCGGACAAATAGATGAAAACTTCCTTGTCACCAACGCCGACGGTAACGAAGCATCTGGTATTAGTAACATCAACCAAGCATTAAAGATTATTCACCCAACAACTGACGACTTATACAATCAAAATCCCGGCGGACAAGTATACGAACCCTTGAGTGAAGATGCTTGTGCTGGGTTAGCAGTTGGCTTGTCGTTAATGGGTGCTAGAAGTTTGTGGTGTTCCTATGAATCTTTTGCCATCAACGGTTTACCAATTTGGCAAACAGTGACGCAAGCAATGGCAGAATTGCGGCGTCCCACTCCCTCAACAATTACATTATTCACCGCTGGCGCATTAGAACAAGGACGCAACGGTTGGACACACCAACGTCCGGAAATTGAATCTTATTTCGCTGCGATGATGCGGAATGGTAATGTCTTCCCATTATTCCCCCCTGATGCTAACAGCATTCAAGCCTGTTATGACTGGGCGCTAACAACTAAAAATAAGGGAATTGTCATTACTGCTAGTAAATCACCATTGCCAATTCGTACTACTTTCAATATGACTCGCAAAGGCTTGCGGGATGGCGCAGTAGTCTTGCAAGAAGTTCCTGGTGATAAGAAAGTAGTGTTTGCCGTTGTTGGCGACATGACATTAATTCCAGTCTTTGAAGCTGCTGCTTTCTTGGAAACAGAAGGTATCGGAGTAAAGATAATTTCTGTGATTAATCCCCGCCGTCTATATCGTCTTCACGACACAGCTTGGGATACCTGCGCTGAACCTGATGGTGGTTTTATTGATGATGAAAAATTTGCCGAAATCTTTGATGGTGATGCGCTAATTGGTGTTACTGGTGGTGCAGCGGCGATGTTAGAACCCATTATGCTGCGGAGTACCTGCAAGCGCGATACCTTTGCATGGAAGCGTGGAGAGACAACAGCAAGTGCAGGTGAGTTGATGGCGTTTAATGGTTTGACAGCGGAGGCGTTGACGAAACGAGCAATTGAGTTAGTGCATTAA
- a CDS encoding type II toxin-antitoxin system VapC family toxin gives MKYLLDTDMCIYWLKGRQSVRDRIFAVGWSQIGICVITVAELYYGAYNSNRVEENLTRAEQFIQNIPVIPLNDNALKRFGELKAELRRIGQPIADFDLLIASVALAENYVLVTNNTRHYNRIPELQLENWALP, from the coding sequence GTGAAGTATTTACTAGATACTGACATGTGTATATATTGGCTTAAGGGTCGTCAGTCGGTTAGGGACAGAATTTTTGCAGTAGGATGGAGTCAGATAGGTATTTGTGTCATCACAGTTGCTGAACTATATTATGGCGCATACAATTCCAATCGAGTCGAAGAAAATTTAACTCGTGCAGAACAATTTATTCAAAATATACCTGTTATACCTTTAAACGATAACGCTCTCAAACGCTTTGGTGAATTAAAAGCTGAACTCCGCAGAATAGGACAACCAATTGCTGATTTTGATTTACTAATTGCTAGTGTTGCACTGGCAGAAAATTATGTTCTAGTAACAAACAATACTCGACACTACAACCGCATTCCTGAACTGCAACTGGAAAACTGGGCTTTACCTTAG
- a CDS encoding class I SAM-dependent methyltransferase: MNDKIKPDWAGEGLLSRFVNLLIQTRPIYNLMKHQARQVLIKTAEKNGIPWRKNCETLEASGVKQRLTETVNSSIVYPDYYQVPFHAYSEGNLCWQAALEAPSATYSMALRVWPKENLTWEVAHERLRGSFHQVLATYGPQQVRDILDIGCSVGISTLALHRYYQKKQNHPVRTVGLDLSPYMLAVAKILDVKGEISEWLHATGEDTRLPNNSFDLVTLQFVTHELPHYASKQIFAEALRLLRPGGYIALVDNNPKSPVIQNLPPVLFTLMKSTEPWSDDYYMFDIEAALQTVGFEQPVTVASDPRHRTIISCKPK, from the coding sequence ATGAACGACAAAATCAAGCCTGACTGGGCTGGTGAAGGGTTGCTTTCTCGGTTCGTTAACTTACTAATCCAAACCAGACCGATTTACAACTTGATGAAACACCAGGCAAGGCAAGTACTTATTAAAACCGCTGAAAAGAACGGTATTCCTTGGCGCAAAAACTGCGAAACCCTAGAAGCATCGGGGGTAAAACAGCGACTAACAGAGACTGTTAACTCTAGTATTGTTTACCCCGATTACTATCAAGTGCCGTTTCATGCCTACTCTGAGGGCAATCTTTGCTGGCAAGCTGCTTTGGAAGCCCCCAGCGCTACTTACTCAATGGCATTGCGGGTATGGCCTAAAGAAAACCTGACTTGGGAAGTTGCTCACGAACGCCTAAGAGGAAGTTTTCATCAAGTTTTGGCGACTTATGGCCCGCAGCAGGTAAGGGATATCTTAGATATTGGCTGTTCAGTCGGCATTTCTACCCTAGCGCTGCACCGCTACTATCAGAAAAAGCAAAACCATCCTGTTCGCACGGTTGGTCTGGATTTGTCCCCTTATATGCTTGCTGTTGCCAAGATTCTAGATGTCAAGGGTGAAATATCTGAGTGGCTTCACGCTACAGGAGAAGATACAAGACTGCCTAACAATTCCTTTGATTTGGTAACTCTACAGTTTGTTACCCATGAACTGCCGCATTATGCCAGCAAACAAATTTTCGCTGAGGCTTTGCGACTGCTGCGACCTGGTGGTTATATCGCATTAGTAGACAATAATCCTAAATCTCCCGTCATCCAAAATTTGCCACCAGTTCTGTTTACTTTAATGAAAAGTACTGAGCCTTGGAGTGATGACTACTACATGTTTGATATAGAGGCAGCATTGCAGACAGTGGGTTTTGAGCAACCAGTTACAGTTGCCAGCGACCCTCGCCACCGCACTATTATTAGTTGCAAGCCAAAGTAA
- the ubiE gene encoding bifunctional demethylmenaquinone methyltransferase/2-methoxy-6-polyprenyl-1,4-benzoquinol methylase UbiE, with protein sequence MTNDIRNIFDRIAPVYDQLNDWLSLGQHRIWKEMTVKWSEAKAGDTCLDLCCGSGDLAFRLARRVGASGKVYGVDFSPAQLEIAKQRSQSQYPTPSITWVEADVLNLPFEDNRFDAATMGYGLRNVTDIPRCLKELHRVLNNGAKAAILDFHRPKNSAARTFQQWYLDNLVVPIAQHLGLKEEYAYISPSLDRFPSGQKQVEIARQVGFAAATHYTIANDMMGVLVVTKA encoded by the coding sequence ATGACTAACGATATTCGCAACATTTTTGACCGTATCGCCCCTGTTTATGACCAATTGAATGATTGGTTGAGCTTGGGACAACACCGAATATGGAAAGAAATGACGGTAAAATGGAGCGAAGCCAAAGCCGGAGATACTTGCTTGGATTTGTGTTGCGGTAGTGGTGATCTAGCCTTCCGGTTGGCACGGCGTGTAGGAGCAAGTGGAAAAGTGTATGGGGTAGATTTTTCACCTGCACAGTTAGAAATAGCTAAACAACGCTCTCAAAGTCAATACCCCACTCCCTCTATCACTTGGGTAGAAGCTGACGTGCTGAATTTACCCTTTGAGGACAATAGATTTGACGCCGCCACAATGGGTTATGGTTTACGAAATGTAACAGATATTCCTCGCTGTTTAAAAGAACTACACCGTGTTCTCAACAATGGAGCCAAAGCTGCGATTTTAGATTTTCATCGTCCCAAAAATTCAGCTGCTAGAACCTTTCAGCAATGGTATCTGGACAATCTCGTTGTCCCAATTGCCCAGCATTTGGGTTTAAAAGAAGAATACGCTTATATCAGTCCCAGCTTAGACCGCTTCCCCTCTGGCCAGAAACAAGTAGAAATAGCTCGTCAAGTTGGTTTTGCAGCGGCCACACACTACACCATTGCGAACGATATGATGGGAGTGCTAGTGGTAACAAAAGCTTAA
- a CDS encoding KGG domain-containing protein, whose product MSDTSKRGFASMDDDKQREIASKGGKAAHEKGTAHEFTSEEAREAGRKGGETTSQDREHMAEIGREGGKQSHRSDRNEDENNQEEEGKGT is encoded by the coding sequence ATGTCAGACACAAGTAAACGTGGATTTGCATCAATGGACGATGATAAGCAGCGTGAAATTGCCAGCAAAGGCGGAAAAGCTGCTCATGAAAAAGGAACTGCACACGAATTTACATCTGAGGAAGCTAGAGAGGCTGGCCGCAAAGGCGGAGAAACTACAAGCCAAGACCGAGAACACATGGCAGAAATCGGTCGTGAAGGTGGTAAGCAATCCCACAGAAGCGATCGCAATGAAGATGAAAACAATCAAGAGGAAGAAGGAAAGGGAACTTAA
- a CDS encoding DUF488 domain-containing protein, protein MGIIYTIGFTKKTAKDFFEILRKETIDVVADVRLNNTGQLAGFTKKNDLEYFLSLVGIRYEHWTHFSPTKDMRDKYHGTRNWEEYEDSYRKLIKNRNILENLNKQLLKNQKICLLCSEHTPEKCHRRIAAEMLANTVEGMEIIHL, encoded by the coding sequence ATGGGCATTATATACACTATCGGATTTACTAAAAAAACAGCAAAGGATTTTTTTGAGATATTAAGAAAGGAAACAATAGATGTAGTGGCAGATGTCCGCCTCAACAATACTGGTCAGTTGGCAGGGTTTACCAAAAAAAATGACCTAGAGTATTTCTTGAGCCTTGTCGGTATAAGGTATGAGCATTGGACTCATTTTTCACCAACTAAAGATATGCGTGATAAGTATCACGGTACTCGAAACTGGGAAGAGTACGAAGATTCATACCGGAAGCTAATTAAAAACAGAAATATTTTAGAAAACCTTAACAAACAACTGCTGAAAAATCAAAAGATATGTTTGCTATGTTCTGAGCATACACCTGAAAAGTGCCATAGAAGAATTGCAGCGGAGATGCTAGCCAACACAGTGGAAGGCATGGAAATTATTCATTTGTAG
- a CDS encoding RuBisCO accumulation factor 1 codes for MTDLPPNAQSSNDNDQNDIAQQLLLKLRQKQGNWVEWGQACAYLQKVGYNTQAIFEATGFEPIQQNQVIVGAQVYNSIEKVGASQDVLSHYSQRGSDVLYELRLLTQEERAATATLTFQHKLDADEAREIAKAVKDFSRFRNLPEGFSNHPGDAVAYQCWKLARQNSDFQVRSRLIARGLKFAHTQTARKQIEQLLTDFTVEPKRPAPTLPFYRLESAEEMPRLVPVVGELPLTPKDLQAVPLVEEIGPFRMVKFAGEQAWVPLPGWQAVLSAEDPIVILGNSDRLPAQTQNTPEPVMIVIDRAQRQWESGSYFVVDNSGELDFQWFETAPELPILGRIIVIVRPKKILDEEFTKDSWQIDE; via the coding sequence ATGACTGACCTACCACCCAACGCTCAAAGTTCCAACGACAACGATCAAAATGATATAGCTCAACAGTTGCTGCTCAAGCTGCGACAAAAACAAGGCAATTGGGTGGAATGGGGGCAAGCTTGCGCCTATTTACAAAAAGTAGGCTACAATACCCAAGCCATTTTTGAAGCAACAGGCTTTGAGCCAATACAACAAAATCAAGTCATTGTCGGCGCACAAGTCTACAATTCCATAGAAAAGGTAGGAGCATCACAAGACGTGCTGTCGCATTATTCACAGCGTGGAAGTGATGTTTTGTATGAACTGCGCCTACTGACTCAAGAAGAACGGGCTGCTACCGCCACACTCACCTTTCAACATAAACTTGATGCTGACGAGGCAAGGGAAATTGCTAAGGCAGTCAAGGATTTCTCACGTTTCCGTAACTTGCCAGAAGGGTTTTCCAATCATCCAGGGGATGCAGTTGCCTATCAATGCTGGAAACTTGCTCGGCAAAACTCAGATTTTCAAGTGCGATCGCGTTTAATTGCCAGGGGTCTAAAATTTGCTCACACGCAAACTGCAAGGAAACAAATCGAACAATTACTCACAGATTTTACCGTTGAGCCTAAGCGACCTGCGCCAACCTTGCCCTTTTACAGACTGGAATCAGCGGAGGAAATGCCCCGCCTTGTACCAGTGGTAGGAGAGCTGCCCTTAACACCAAAAGACCTGCAAGCGGTTCCACTGGTAGAAGAAATTGGGCCATTTCGCATGGTCAAGTTTGCCGGAGAGCAAGCTTGGGTTCCTTTACCGGGTTGGCAAGCAGTATTGAGTGCAGAAGATCCGATAGTGATTTTGGGCAATAGCGATCGCCTACCAGCCCAAACACAAAATACCCCAGAACCAGTCATGATCGTTATCGATCGCGCCCAACGCCAATGGGAATCTGGCAGCTACTTTGTGGTAGACAACTCCGGAGAATTAGATTTTCAGTGGTTTGAAACTGCGCCGGAATTACCCATATTGGGGCGAATTATTGTGATTGTGCGACCGAAGAAAATTCTAGATGAGGAATTTACAAAAGATTCTTGGCAAATTGATGAATAG
- a CDS encoding DUF445 domain-containing protein, with amino-acid sequence MSFDWSHLWLYVSPPILGGIIGYFTNDIAIKMLFRPYRAIYIGGRRIPFTPGLIPRNQERLAKNISNTIMGSLLTPEELQNLARRLLQTERVQAAILWLLRMAIDQVKSDKQQKTAKIVAGILRDLLGESLPRLLKVLARREDFLEAQINQIFDQILLEFQLSEDQASRLADWLLEVVLPPDVIRLAIIDLLTDRTIQTIDESFREKTSGTYWVVANLFGLRNTLTRFRTYCLDEKEATNERLRDWIKDLQVRDRIKNLLQSLALQNLPIGTVRQLRKTTRESVRQYLQTRGGEMLQGFSESVNWENIAVLLVNRLSSSPVVSSSLEVVSQELALILERYLERDLEAIVAQVIPILSIDQVIVDRVKSTSPADLEAAIEGIVKNELQAIVTLGGVLGFIVGLFQVVFIFLSQQ; translated from the coding sequence ATGAGTTTCGATTGGTCTCATCTTTGGCTGTATGTATCTCCCCCAATCTTGGGTGGAATAATTGGCTATTTCACAAACGATATAGCCATTAAAATGTTATTTCGTCCATACCGAGCAATTTACATCGGTGGACGAAGGATTCCTTTCACCCCTGGATTGATTCCCCGCAACCAAGAACGCCTTGCGAAGAATATCTCTAATACGATTATGGGGTCGCTGCTCACACCAGAGGAATTACAAAATCTGGCGCGGCGACTCTTACAAACAGAACGCGTACAAGCGGCTATTCTTTGGTTGCTGCGAATGGCAATTGACCAAGTCAAATCCGATAAGCAGCAAAAAACTGCCAAGATTGTGGCAGGAATTTTGCGGGATTTGTTAGGAGAATCATTACCGCGTCTGTTGAAAGTTTTAGCACGACGAGAAGACTTTTTAGAAGCACAAATAAATCAAATTTTCGATCAAATATTGCTGGAATTTCAACTGAGTGAAGACCAAGCCTCTCGCCTTGCTGATTGGCTGTTAGAAGTAGTTTTACCGCCAGATGTAATTCGGTTAGCAATAATTGATTTATTGACCGATCGCACAATCCAAACTATTGATGAAAGCTTTCGGGAAAAAACCAGCGGTACTTATTGGGTAGTGGCAAATTTGTTTGGCTTACGCAACACTTTAACCCGCTTTCGGACTTATTGCTTGGATGAGAAAGAAGCAACCAATGAACGTTTGCGGGATTGGATTAAAGATTTACAAGTGCGCGATCGCATCAAGAATTTACTTCAAAGTTTAGCTTTACAAAACCTGCCCATAGGTACTGTTCGTCAATTGCGAAAGACCACACGTGAAAGCGTTCGCCAATACCTGCAAACACGCGGTGGTGAAATGCTGCAAGGATTTAGTGAGTCAGTTAACTGGGAAAATATTGCCGTATTGCTAGTTAATCGCCTTAGCAGTTCACCTGTTGTTAGTTCTTCTTTAGAAGTAGTGAGTCAAGAATTGGCTCTGATCTTAGAGCGATATTTGGAAAGAGATTTAGAAGCAATTGTTGCTCAAGTTATTCCGATTTTGTCAATTGACCAGGTGATTGTTGACCGCGTAAAATCAACTTCACCAGCTGATTTAGAAGCAGCTATTGAAGGAATTGTCAAAAATGAATTGCAAGCGATCGTGACCTTAGGCGGTGTTTTAGGTTTTATCGTTGGGTTATTTCAAGTAGTATTTATTTTCCTCAGTCAACAATAG
- a CDS encoding response regulator, which produces MNNPIPELDKIRHQLMTLEKSKKQKILVVDDEPDNLDLLYRTFRRDFHVLKADSGINALQVLAAEGEVAVIISDQRMPEMKGTEFLSKTVPQFPNTVRIILTGFTDIEDLVEAINAGQVYKYITKPWDPGELKAVVQRAAETYDLLKQRTEELRRANAQMALLTVLVQVSQQASSLEAILNPIATAFGESFAVDGCILQIVEDNHLVATQGTYSSAGTVENWLAIDPLTSEAIATGQMQVSVNVPKDEKLAGVAHYTDTGIEAHLIIPITYVGKVLAVLSLQWKKPCSLREDELKLIHLSAQLVATVLSCTRYHQPVNV; this is translated from the coding sequence ATGAATAATCCCATTCCCGAACTTGATAAAATCCGTCATCAGTTGATGACTCTAGAAAAATCGAAAAAACAAAAAATTCTGGTAGTTGATGATGAGCCAGACAATCTGGATCTGTTGTATCGCACTTTCCGGCGGGATTTTCATGTCCTGAAAGCGGATAGTGGTATCAACGCCCTGCAAGTATTGGCAGCAGAAGGGGAAGTAGCCGTAATTATCTCCGATCAGCGGATGCCGGAAATGAAGGGAACTGAGTTTCTCAGCAAAACAGTACCCCAGTTCCCGAATACAGTCAGGATTATCCTTACGGGTTTTACTGATATTGAAGACCTAGTAGAAGCGATTAATGCTGGGCAAGTCTATAAGTATATTACCAAGCCTTGGGATCCTGGGGAATTGAAGGCTGTGGTGCAAAGAGCAGCGGAAACCTACGATTTACTCAAGCAACGTACAGAAGAGTTGCGTCGTGCCAATGCCCAGATGGCACTGTTGACTGTTTTAGTACAGGTTTCTCAGCAGGCCTCTAGTTTAGAGGCTATTTTAAATCCAATTGCTACAGCATTTGGTGAAAGTTTTGCAGTAGATGGGTGTATTTTACAAATAGTAGAAGATAATCACCTTGTTGCCACTCAGGGTACTTACAGTAGTGCTGGTACTGTAGAAAACTGGCTGGCGATCGATCCATTAACTAGTGAAGCGATCGCCACCGGGCAAATGCAAGTCTCAGTCAATGTTCCTAAAGATGAAAAACTTGCTGGTGTTGCCCACTACACAGATACTGGTATAGAGGCGCATTTAATTATCCCAATCACCTACGTAGGTAAAGTGTTGGCGGTGTTGTCTCTACAGTGGAAAAAACCCTGCTCTTTGAGAGAAGACGAACTTAAGCTGATTCATTTATCAGCGCAACTAGTAGCAACCGTCCTCAGTTGCACTCGCTACCATCAACCAGTCAATGTTTGA